The genome window GCGGGATCTCCTGCGCGAGCTTTCGCGCCTTGCGCGCGAGCACCGCGACACGCCGTGCGTGGGACGCACGCACGGCCAGCACGCCGTTCCCATGACCTTTGGCCTCAAGATGGCCGTCTTCGCGCTCGAGACGCAGCGGCATCTCGTGCGGCTGCGCGAGGCCCGCCCGCGCGTCGTCGTGGGCAAGATGTCGGGCGCCGTGGGAACGGGCGCGGGGCTTGGGCCCAAGGCGCTGGCGATCGAAGCCGAGGTCGGACGGGCCCTTGGCATCGCCATGGAGGAGGGTCCCACGCAGATCGTGCAGCGCGACCGCCTCGCGGAGCTCCTGGGGCACCTCGCCAACCTCGCGGCAAGCCTCGAGAAGTTCTCGACCGAGGTGCGAAACCTCCAGCGCACGGAGATCGGCGAGGTGCACGAGGGCTTCGACGTCGAGCGGCAGGTGGGCTCCTCGACGATGGCCCAGAAGCGGAACCCCGTCCGGGCCGAGAACGTGTCCTCCCTGGCGCGCCTGGTCCGAAGCTTCACCTTCCCCGCTTACGAAAACGCCGTGCAGTGGCACGAGCGCGACCTTGCCAACAGCGCCAACGAGCGGTTTCTCATCCCCCACGCGCTCATCCTGGCCGACCACGCGGTCGTGACCTGCGCGGAGCTCTTCCGCGACCTGCACGTGGACCGCGAGCGCATGCTTGCGAACCTTCGCGCGACCCCCACCATCCTCTCGGAGGCCGTCATGGTCGCGCTCGTGGAGAAGGGCATGGGCCGGCAGGACGCGCACGAGGCCGTGCGCCGCGCCGCCCTCTCCGGCGGGGACTTCCGCTCGGCGCTCCTTGCCGACAAGGCCATCGCGGACCGGATGCCGGCCCGCGACCTCGACGCGCTGCTTGCCCCGGAGAAGCACGTGGGCCACAGCGGCGCCATCGTCGACCGCGCGCTTGCCCGGCTGGCGCAGGATCTCGGGAAGGGACCGTGACCGCCGGCGAGCCGGAGCTGCGCCGGCCGTGGGCGCGTCTTGCGATTGCGGCGGTCGCCGTCGCCCTTGTCGCCGGCCTGCTGCTCCAGCTTGCAAGCGAGCAGGTCGCCCTCTCGCCGGAGGCGCTTCGCGAGGCCGTTGCGGCAGCGGGCGTCCTTGCGCCCCTGGCCTTCATCGTCCTGCACGCCGCCGCGATCCTCGTCGTCGTCCTCCCGTCCACCTTGTTCATCGTTGCGGCCTCCATCCTGTTCCCGTTCTGGCTTGCAGTCCCCGTCGCCATCGCGGGCTCGACGCTCGGGGGCACGAGCGCCTTCGTCCTGTCGCGGTACGGCGGTCGCCAGCGGGTCGAGCGCCTCTTGGCGCGGCAGTTCGAGGCGCTCGACGAGAGCGTCTCGCGCGGAGGCTTCGTGGTGGTGCTGGCGCTTCGTCTCATCGCGATCCCGCCCTTTGCCCTCACGAGCTACCTCTTGGGGCTTACGGGCATCCGCGCCCGCGAGTTCGTGGCCGGTACCGCGTTGGGCATCCTTCCCTACACGGTCCTCTTCACGTACCTTGGAGCGGCGGTCCTCGAAGCCCGCGGCAACCCGGCGGCCCTCCTGCGTCCCGACTTCCTCCTCCTCACGGGCGCCGCCGTCGCGGCCGGGATCGCGCTCCTGGCCGCCCTCTACCTGCGTTTTCGCCGGCCCGCGCCGCAACGGCCCGCCGCGATCCTTCCGCCCGCCCGCGATCCGCCCGCGTGAGCGCATCGCAAGCGTCAAGCTTCCGGACACGCTGTCGGCGGCCGTGACGCGCCGGAGCCTTCCGCTTGCCCTCCTTCTCGTTCCGGTGGTGGCGCTCTCCGGCTGCGCGCTCCTGGGGCCCCCGCCGCTCGACGGACGCGTGCCGGAATGGCGCGTGGGCGACACGTGGCAA of Candidatus Thermoplasmatota archaeon contains these proteins:
- a CDS encoding TVP38/TMEM64 family protein codes for the protein MTAGEPELRRPWARLAIAAVAVALVAGLLLQLASEQVALSPEALREAVAAAGVLAPLAFIVLHAAAILVVVLPSTLFIVAASILFPFWLAVPVAIAGSTLGGTSAFVLSRYGGRQRVERLLARQFEALDESVSRGGFVVVLALRLIAIPPFALTSYLLGLTGIRAREFVAGTALGILPYTVLFTYLGAAVLEARGNPAALLRPDFLLLTGAAVAAGIALLAALYLRFRRPAPQRPAAILPPARDPPA
- the purB gene encoding adenylosuccinate lyase, which codes for MSLLACPIDFRYGREAMRRIFSEEGRLARFLAVEAALAAAHASVGNVPPDAAREIARKATTQHVTVARVKEIEATIRHDLMAVVRALTERCEGGAGAYVHLGATSYDIIDTATALQVAAALDFLEDALRDLLRELSRLAREHRDTPCVGRTHGQHAVPMTFGLKMAVFALETQRHLVRLREARPRVVVGKMSGAVGTGAGLGPKALAIEAEVGRALGIAMEEGPTQIVQRDRLAELLGHLANLAASLEKFSTEVRNLQRTEIGEVHEGFDVERQVGSSTMAQKRNPVRAENVSSLARLVRSFTFPAYENAVQWHERDLANSANERFLIPHALILADHAVVTCAELFRDLHVDRERMLANLRATPTILSEAVMVALVEKGMGRQDAHEAVRRAALSGGDFRSALLADKAIADRMPARDLDALLAPEKHVGHSGAIVDRALARLAQDLGKGP